Proteins from a single region of Anastrepha ludens isolate Willacy chromosome 5, idAnaLude1.1, whole genome shotgun sequence:
- the LOC128862905 gene encoding uncharacterized protein LOC128862905 isoform X2 codes for MEDPDSTLLPYILETLSRKPELCDTFEHICKEIEEQLIADNNTSYGNVRKALQRALTVGQSLGIITVTNETIRMPFNFRESSVKNTKNAPTAANQHVQKPAFGTRSPVAQNTTERNIVAPSKTPVNRKGPNNLKTHGGYPDFMIRPPMRPRNIRGRSYARKALGARKYSRGRSRRGRKRGRSGYRRRVSRRR; via the exons atggAGGACCCAGACTCAACTTTATTACCTTACATTCTGGAGACGCTCAGCCGCAAGCCAGAGCTCT GTGATACTTTCGAACATATCTGCAAAGAAATCGAGGAACAGCTAATTGCAGATAATAATACAAGTTATGGAAATGTGCGAAAAGCATTGCAACGTGCTCTAACTGTGGGCCAATCTCTAGGCATTATTACTGTGACCAATGAAACTATACGTATGCCTTTTAATTTTCGTGAAAGCTCAGTGAAAAACACGAAAAATGCTCCAACTGCCGCGAACCAGCATGTTCAAAAACCAGCATTTGGAACTAGGAGTCCGGTAGCTCAAAACACCACAGAGAGAAATATAGTTGCACCTTCGAAGACGCCAGTA AATCGTAAGGGgccaaataacttaaaaacacatGGAGGGTATCCTGACTTTATGATTAGGCCACCAATGCGCCCTAGAAATATTCGAGGACGCAGTTATGCCCGAAAAGCTCTCGGTGCGCGAAAATACTCACGTGGCAGATCCAGACGAGGTCGCAAGCGTGGCCGTAGTGGTTATAGGAGACGAGTATCCAGAAGGCGCTAG
- the LOC128862905 gene encoding uncharacterized protein LOC128862905 isoform X1: MEDPDSTLLPYILETLSRKPELCDTFEHICKEIEEQLIADNNTSYGNVRKALQRALTVGQSLGIITVTNETIRMPFNFRESSVKNTKNAPTAANQHVQKPAFGTRSPVAQNTTERNIVAPSKTPVVNNRKGPNNLKTHGGYPDFMIRPPMRPRNIRGRSYARKALGARKYSRGRSRRGRKRGRSGYRRRVSRRR, translated from the exons atggAGGACCCAGACTCAACTTTATTACCTTACATTCTGGAGACGCTCAGCCGCAAGCCAGAGCTCT GTGATACTTTCGAACATATCTGCAAAGAAATCGAGGAACAGCTAATTGCAGATAATAATACAAGTTATGGAAATGTGCGAAAAGCATTGCAACGTGCTCTAACTGTGGGCCAATCTCTAGGCATTATTACTGTGACCAATGAAACTATACGTATGCCTTTTAATTTTCGTGAAAGCTCAGTGAAAAACACGAAAAATGCTCCAACTGCCGCGAACCAGCATGTTCAAAAACCAGCATTTGGAACTAGGAGTCCGGTAGCTCAAAACACCACAGAGAGAAATATAGTTGCACCTTCGAAGACGCCAGTAGTAAAT AATCGTAAGGGgccaaataacttaaaaacacatGGAGGGTATCCTGACTTTATGATTAGGCCACCAATGCGCCCTAGAAATATTCGAGGACGCAGTTATGCCCGAAAAGCTCTCGGTGCGCGAAAATACTCACGTGGCAGATCCAGACGAGGTCGCAAGCGTGGCCGTAGTGGTTATAGGAGACGAGTATCCAGAAGGCGCTAG